In the genome of Chloroflexota bacterium, the window GCCCGCGCCACCCAGGCCGACTGGGTCATCATAGACGGCTCGCCGGGCATCGGGTGCCCTGTCATCGCCGCCGCTACCGGCGTGGACCTGGCGCTCATCGTTACCGAACCCACACTCTCGGGCATCCACGACCTGGAGCGCATCCTGACGACGACGGCGCACTTCCGCATCCCGGCGCTGGTCTGCGTGAACAAATCCGACATCAACCCGTCCCGCGCGGCCCAGGTCGCCGATTTCTGCAAAGCCCGCGCCATCCCGCTCGTGGCCGAGATTCCTTACGATGACGCCGTTACGCGGGCCATGGTCCGCGGGCAGACCGTTACCGAGTTCGGCGACAGCGCCGTGGCGCAGCAGATCAGGCGCGTTTGGAATGCCGTTCGGGACTCGCTCCATCAAGGGAGGTAGACGCCATGTGTCAGGCAACCGTATTTTTGCGCCGCGGCGAGCAGAAGGAAGAAGTCACGCGCGATGTCATCTTGCTTCAGGAAGTGGAGGGCGGGGTGCGCATCCAGAGTTTCTTTGACGCGCCAGTTACGCTGCGCGCCCGCGTGCGGGAGATTGACTTCCTGAAGCACAACGTTACCTTGGAGCCGCTGGAGCAGGAGGAGTGAGACCATGGCCAACTTGGACGACCTGAAGAAACTGGCGGTACTGTTGCCCCACTGGACCGAGCACAACGCGGAGCACGCGGAGGAGTTTCGCCAGT includes:
- a CDS encoding CooT family nickel-binding protein; this translates as MCQATVFLRRGEQKEEVTRDVILLQEVEGGVRIQSFFDAPVTLRARVREIDFLKHNVTLEPLEQEE